agacatgattatgatcatgatgcaagatatcggcctttgactgatctagatgacagtaaaggttttgtgcgcagaggtgatcgtgagccgtctctagtcggccggtcacggtgatttgaaggaggcctccttctcttcacctagtatatatatatgtatatgagttctcatagttggcacataccgtgaatataatgtctgcagactaattattatgatgatgcatatgagtttatgacagaaaaacatgaacaggtattttaaatctcagttaaatcctgttgatgcattgaaaagggcaagattgacatatagctctaagagcaagatttaaatttatttccggcatgtgtccactgagtgctttttggtactcagccctgcatatatttctaaatgtgcaggtctggcttggcgcgaggatgggtgaaggctgttggaattgtcagttgacaGTGTCTTTCTATGTCTCATGCTTATCTTAttgctttgactctataagatattatactccctgctatatgtcttcacacatatagtaatgcatcgctgcacaactctgatgaaCCTCTTATTTATATTGCTGGTCTGTAATATCCCCTAAGGGAAAATACTTctcaaacccttgctaagtttcaacTGCTTATTGTGTTTTATCCAAGCGAGTAATTATTTTAGTCTTAACATCTTTCttgaaaatgagtaaagttgcaattgcttccgctaaaacaagatgtatttctatttctttcaccatttcttttattagtcgtacgatacttggtatacgctatcactggctatatcgggctgcgacagagtggtatcagagcagctcGTCTGCTCTGAGCATAATCCCTTATAGAGTCTCTTCTCAATTGAGTTATTTGTCTAAGCTAGAGTCTTAGACTAAAAGAGTTATGTCACTGACAAGAGCCAACACCCCATCTTCGCCAGCTTGACGAGGTATGCAAGTTAAAGTTAAAGTTACTTATATGCATGAGATATGCATTTGATTAAGTTTAAAGTTACTTATATGCATGAGATATGCATTTGATTGAGTTTAAAGTTTCTTATGTGCATGAGATATGCATTTGAGTAAGTTGAAGTCTCTTATGAGCATGAGATATGCAATTGAGCAAGTTAATGAGAAAGTGTTTTATAAGTTGAGAAAGAGGCACGATTAGTGCATGATGCAATGTTATTGAGTAATAGCGagtaagtcattcttgacttaTTTGAATAACAAGagttgatattttatttatagcaTGGCAGAGGGATTCGATATAGTACAGGCTTTCTACGACTGTACTTTAGAGCACCATGAGACGATTGGGGAGTTCTTGGCCCGTTTCCACCACAGGTGGATAGACGCCGTGGAGTACGGAGTCACAGCGCAGTAGGCCATGCAGATCCTACTTTATAGGATGCCACCCCACTGGCAGGCCTGGTGTCATTTTATCGCCCCAGACTTCTATAGCCCGTTGGCACCGGGTGGTTTTGAGGTGCGGTTTCCAGAGTACCTAGTCGTACTGATGAGCCGGTTCGTGATGTATGCGAACCCTCCATATTTCTATCTCTCGGAGAGTGACACCCGAGAGGGGGAGGCAGAGAGTCAGCCTCAGGGTCTTCCTGAGACTGAGGATCCTTTGATGGCTTTGGGACTAGATCTCCTTAGCTCCCAGCCGATTGCAGACCCTATTTCTTCACTTCCTCAGGGCACTCTGCCCGAGGATGAGATTCCTCCTATTGCTATCTTGGACCCTGACTACCCCATGTTTTCTCCCGGGATGTACTCCCCGACCTTCGGATATTTATCCTATGTCACCCCGATGACCATTGACACTACTGAGGCCATCGACactcttgagcagttgatgagCCCCATTTGTGAGACCCTCCCTGTTCCTCCCCTCCCTACTGTTGGAGAGGGTGAGATTGCCATGACTGATGTTGACCCTTTCGCACCAGGGCCTTCACGACCCCAGGGGATGGCTAGAGACCCGGAGGACGACGCAGGATCAGTCCCGGTTGTTGGGACTCTCGTCTCACAGCCCCTGGATCTTCCTAGCATGGGCTTGGCATTCGAGACGGACATTCCTCGAGGGGATCCGCTTCGAGAGAGAGCCTCTTACGACCCGTTTCACCGTGCTGACTCTGACAGTGAGGACGGCATGCCATATGTGCCTCGATTGGGCGACGCTCGAGAGGATGACGGTGATGATGCTACGGAGGATGGGAGTGACGAGGGTAGCCGGGATGACGGTAGAGGTCATGGGTGGATATGGTACTGATATGATGGTATTATGTAGAGATGCATATGTATATAGTAGCTTTGTTTAGATAGCCCATTGTTTTGGCTGGCAATGGATAGTTCCATCCCAGACCAGGGCTTGTACTTATTTTGTTAGGCCCCTATAGTACACGAGTAACGGATAGTATCTGTACCCAGTTGTAGGGCTGCTTGTACATAGACGCAGTGTTGATGCAGTAGCTAGGTCTTTAACAGAGTAGTACTTTGTACTGACCTATAGCAGTTATAGATCATAGTGTGCATTTTGTACAAAAGAAGTCCTCGCTGAGGCAATTTTCACGGTATATACATGATGGGCCAAAGCGGCCAGTTTTGACGAAATGAGTAATGAGATTACTtgttttgatgcattgttatgtagTAATTGTCAATTTGAAAGCATTTATTGAAAGCAAAGTACTTTGACGCATTAAGCATACTCTATGTgaaagtatatatttatatatgtatatatatgtgtatacatGAGATGCATGATATGTTGTAAATTTCTCAGCTATGAGATTAGAGTATGAGAAGCCTTGTCACATAGAGGAACTTATATTTGATCAAACTTGTAGATTGACATAATGCCTCCACGAAGAGTGAATAGAAATATACCCGAGAATGAGGAAGAACCCAGAGAAcctacgccgccgcctccacctcaaGATAGGAGAGTGGAAGAACTTTTCTTAAGACAGAACCCACCGACTTTCGCAGGCACGGGAGACCCTGCCGAAACGGAAGAATGGATTCGTGCTATGGAACGAATCTTTCGATTTCTGAGATGCAATGACGCAGAACGTCTTATGTGCGTGTCTTACCAGTTGAAAGGAACCGCCGACTATTGGTGGGAAGCAAAGCAGAAAACTATGGCCCCGGAGCAGTTAGATGAACTCACTTGGGTGCTTTTTAAGACTGCtctgtgtgagaagttcataccCAGaagttataggaaaaagaaagagatggagtttaCCACATTAAAGCAAGGAAATAGAACTGTAGTGGAGTACGATCGACTATTCTGCGATCTGGCCCGCTATGCACCGTATAGAGTGGATACGGATGAGAAGATGTCCGAGTTGTTTTGCGCCGGACTGCGACAAGAGATAAGAGTTGTATTAGCAAGTCAAACGGCACTTTCCTATGCCGAGGCCTTGAACAGAGCTCTAGATATGGAGCTAGCAATGCAGCCGGAGAAAGCAACACACGCACCAACGCCTCCATCAGGCCATTacacgcaagcatcaaacactcCCTACTCTAACCAGGGACAGAAAGGAAAACGCAAATGGGATAATCGTAGAAATGACGGCAAGAAGCCATGGCAAGGCCAGAATGTTCAGCCTCCCTTCGTGAAGGGCGATaagtctttttatggtggaCCAGCGACGTCACACCCCGGACACCAAGGGATACCCCCTTGTCCTAAGTGCAACAAGTTACACACAGGAGTGTGCAGAGCTGGAAACCCAAATTGTTTCACTTGTGGAAAACCAGGGCATTACTCGAGCCAGTGCCCCAACCGACAGCAagggatgagtggaggaagacCCAATCAGTTTCCAACCCCACAGCTCAGGGCAATGGAAGGAATTCTTCCTCTACCTCAACCACTACAGCAACAACCTTTTCGCCGTCCAAATCAGCCTCATAAGCAGCTACCTGCACCGCAAGCAGGAAGACCACAGCAATATCAAAGGATGTATGCTATCAATCAGAAGAATCAGGATAAGAACCAAGGAAACCTAACAGGTATTGGGGAACTGAAAGGTGTACCCATTGTTATTCTCTTTGATACAGGagcatcacattctttcatctcaCATACCTGTGTGGATACATTAGAGTTGAATGTAGAACCAGCCCAGTTACACTTAAGGGTAGCCACTCCCTTAGGGAAGTTCACCACCGTTACACATGTGTGTCCTAACTTGGAATTCGAATTAGGACctcttaagcttaaggctaagaCGTTGAGACTAATGCGAATGTGGACCACCGATatcattttgggaatggactggttagcagaacaCCATGCGGTGATACAATGCGAGCagagacggatatcattccagccaccaGGCGAGGAACCCACATGTTTTTACGCCATCAATAGAAAGTGGAAGAAGACACCTATTATCTCTGCAGTGCAAGCGAACAAGATACTAAAAGAAAAAGGTGCGACAGCATACTTAGTATACCTGAACCAAGAAGAGGAAGCACCAGCAAAGATAGAAGATGTACCTATAGTGCGGGAGTATCGAGATGTTTTCCCGGATATTCTACCAGGTCTACCCCCGAACCGACAATTGGAATTCACGATCGATTTAGAACCCGGAGCAGCACCAATATCCAAAGCACCATATAGGATGGCACCAGCAGAATTGCAAGAACTGAAGttgcaactacaagaattgtTGGACATGGGATTCGTTCGACCCAGTGCTTCACCTTGGGGAGCACCGGTcctgtttgtcaaaaagaaagatggaagtttaagattgtgcatcgattatcgggaattgaacaaggtgaccctaaagaacaagtatcctttgccacgtatagacgatttgtttgatcaacttcgaggagcacgcgctttctcaaagatagatttAAGGACGGGATATCACCAATTGAGGatattccaaagacagcattccgcacgagatacggacactatgagttcatagtgatgccttttggattaacaaatgcccccgccgtattcatggatctcatgaatcgagtgtttcacgAATTTTTGGATCAATTCGTGTTGGTATTCATAGACGACATCTTGATTTACTCAAAGAATGAGATGGAACATGAAGAGCACCTTAGAACAGTGCTAGAGAagctaagagctgaaaagctttatgctaagtatagcaaatgtgagttttggctacgAGAAGTCAATTTCTTAGGCCACGTCATTTCAGCTGCGGGAATCAAAGTGGATCCTGCCAAAGTACAAGCAgtgcaagaatggagatcaccaacgacaCCTCACGAAATTCGTAGCTTTCTAGGATTAGCAGGCTACTACCGTCGTTTTATACAAGATTTCTCCAAAATAGCCAAGCCTATAACTCATCTgctcaagaaagaagtcaaattcttgtggacgaacgagtg
This Salvia miltiorrhiza cultivar Shanhuang (shh) unplaced genomic scaffold, IMPLAD_Smil_shh original_scaffold_269, whole genome shotgun sequence DNA region includes the following protein-coding sequences:
- the LOC131003817 gene encoding uncharacterized protein LOC131003817 codes for the protein MPPRRVNRNIPENEEEPREPTPPPPPQDRRVEELFLRQNPPTFAGTGDPAETEEWIRAMERIFRFLRCNDAERLMCVSYQLKGTADYWWEAKQKTMAPEQLDELTWVLFKTALCEKFIPRSYRKKKEMEFTTLKQGNRTVVEYDRLFCDLARYAPYRVDTDEKMSELFCAGLRQEIRVVLASQTALSYAEALNRALDMELAMQPEKATHAPTPPSGHYTQASNTPYSNQGQKGKRKWDNRRNDGKKPWQGQNVQPPFVKGDKSFYGGPATSHPGHQGIPPCPKCNKLHTGVCRAGNPNCFTCGKPGHYSSQCPNRQQGMSGGRPNQFPTPQLRAMEGILPLPQPLQQQPFRRPNQPHKQLPAPQAGRPQQYQRMYAINQKNQDKNQGNLTGIGELKGVPIVILFDTGASHSFISHTCVDTLELNVEPAQLHLRVATPLGKFTTVTHVCPNLEFELGPLKLKAKTLRLMRMWTTDIILGMDWLAEHHAVIQCEQRRISFQPPGEEPTCFYAINRKWKKTPIISAVQANKILKEKGATAYLVYLNQEEEAPAKIEDVPIVREYRDVFPDILPGLPPNRQLEFTIDLEPGAAPISKAPYRMAPAELQELKLQLQELLDMGFVRPSASPWGAPVLRHLDLLKE